The following are from one region of the Lineus longissimus chromosome 19, tnLinLong1.2, whole genome shotgun sequence genome:
- the LOC135502919 gene encoding myotubularin-related protein 9-like: MEFAEFIKTPMVDKVVLRRPYTEPLEGTLCITGHHLIISSRGETQEEVWLLHKNVDNVEKKLAGSSGTLTLKCKDFQLMLLEIPTVDDCLNVASSVEQLSHIDNINLAYPFFFRPMFDIIEDGWQAYTADSEFSRLINTSDDWRICHRNKNFELCPSYPRALVVPKSIDDETLIRVAQFRYLGRFPVLSYYHKENTMVILRSSQPLTGPNSRRCKEDEKLVNATLGIGKRGYIIDTRNAGLAKMAQAKGGGVEPEHHYPQWRRIHQSIERYHVQHESLIKMMEACSDTNASMDKWLSKIESSGWFGTIKDILTCGCVVAQCIDKEAASVLVHGSEGLDTTLQVTSLAQVILDPDCRTVRGFEALIEREWVQAGHPFADRCSKSAYAVTKTRNESPVFMIFLDCVWQIWQQFPCSFEFNQQFLVTLFQHAYASQFGTFMCNNEFERQKHDLPNKTVSLWSYINRPEVLQTYMNSLYEPNMAVIWPSVAPQSLLLWPLYQRNLLDQRPQEEAWEEIIKIKERDQELKSRVVRLRRTLAALEKEAIDTGLIAHAAQLPPSTQS; the protein is encoded by the exons atGGAATTTGCAGAGTTCATCAAAACACCTATGGTGGATAAAGTTGTGCTGAGACGCCCGTACACAGAACCATTGGAGGGCACGCTGTGCATCACAGGACATCATCTGATCATATCCTCTCGAGGAGAAACACAGGAGGAAGTctgg CTCCTCCATAAGAACGTCGACAATGTTGAGAAAAAGCTTGCGGGGTCGAGCGGGACATTGACTTTGAAATGTAAAGATTTCCAGCTGATGTTGCTTGAGATACCAACAGTGGATGATTGTTTGAATGTTGCCAGTAGCGTCGAACAGCTGTCTCATATAG ACAACATCAATTTGGCGTACCCGTTCTTCTTCCGACCGATGTTTGACATCATCGAGGACGGATGGCAGGCGTATACCGCTGATTCCGAATTTTCCCGCCTCATCAACACCTCAGACGACTGGAGGATCTGTCACCGGAACAAGAATTTTGAG CTTTGCCCTTCTTACCCGAGAGCTCTGGTGGTCCCGAAAAGTATCGACGATGAGACGTTGATACGCGTGGCACAGTTCCGATACCTTGGACGCTTCCCGGTGTTGAGTTATTATCATAAGGAAAATACA ATGGTGATCTTGCGTAGTAGCCAACCCCTCACCGGCCCGAACTCCCGCAGATGTAAGGAAGACGAGAAGCTCGTAAATGCCACGCTCGGTATCGGGAAGCGAGGTTATATCATCGATACCAGAAATGCGGGACTGGCAAAAATGGCGCAGGCTAAAG GAGGAGGTGTTGAGCCAGAGCATCACTACCCCCAGTGGAGGCGGATCCACCAGTCTATAGAAAGATACCATGTGCAACATGAATCTCTAATCAAAATGATGGAAG CATGTAGCGACACAAATGCTAGTATGGACAAATGGCTGTCTAAGATCGAATCAAGTGGTTGGTTCGGGACCATCAAGGACATCTTAACGTGTGGCTGCGTCGTCGCTCAATGCATCGACAAGGAGGCTGCTTCTGTCCTGGTTCATGGATCCGAGGGGCTTGATACCACGTTACAAGTCACCTCACTGGCTCAGGTGATATTGGATCCGGACTGCAGGACAGTTAGAGG GTTTGAAGCTTTAATCGAGAGAGAGTGGGTCCAGGCGGGCCACCCATTCGCGGACAGGTGCTCCAAGTCTGCATACGCCGTCACCAAGACTCGGAACGAATCCCCGGTGTTTATGATCTTCTTAGATTGCGTCTGGCAGATCTGGCAACAGTTTCCGTGTTCCTTTGAATTCAATCAACAATTCCTGGTCACGTTGTTCCAGCATGCATACGCTTCACAATTCG GAACTTTCATGTGCAATAATGAGTTCGAGAGACAGAAGCATGATCTACCGAACAAAACAGTTTCTTTATG GTCGTATATAAACCGACCAGAAGTTCTTCAGACTTATATGAATTCCCTGTACGAGCCTAATATGGCTGTCATATGGCCATCAGTAGCACCCCAAAGTCTG TTATTATGGCCGCTGTATCAGCGTAACCTGTTGGACCAACGGCCACAAGAAGAGGCTTGGGAGGAGATCATTAAGATCAAGGAGCGTGACCAGGAGTTGAAGTCACGCGTTGTAAGATTACGAAG GACGCTTGCTGCGCTAGAAAAGGAAGCCATCGACACTGGACTTATTGCACACGCAGCACAACTTCCACCGAGTACACAGTCTTGA
- the LOC135503069 gene encoding kelch domain-containing protein 9-like — protein MAKSKDLSTIVPVSWEFVSSSGPSLAHHTGGFVRGSWYIHGGITVRGSTSPSDQFYKFDPSEASWVEVTTHGSPALSHHSSVVLGDRYLILIGGWDGKARTSDVHMYDVEKDKWQGVATSGFPVGAGLSSFTATLLAKDEILIIGREGSLRIQRRSGNAFSLKLDLGKGIGSYREYPMGVASRSGHTATMIGKRVIVFGGRDDKLIEQHPGYSPVPDHRTANVLNSVDAKIEALKLKSVTKLPCGRKHHIGVEGHGLIFIHGGDTFDGKSRFPVGEAYLLKLKPVLSVYKLGVTEVGRAGHICMTDGEDVFIHGGVGERNAVFGDLYKLKVS, from the exons ATGGCGAAGTCAAAAGATCTTTCAACAATCGTCCCAGTGTCCTGGGAGTTTGTGAGCTCGTCTGGTCCTAGCCTAGCACACCATACTGGAGGCTTTGTACGTGGATCATGGTATATCCATGGAGGAATCACTGTTAGAGGGAGCACATCTCCATCTGATCAGTTTTACAA atttgaCCCAAGCGAAGCATCGTGGGTAGAAGTCACAACCCATGGCTCGCCCGCTCTTAGTCACCACTCGTCCGTCGTCCTGGGAGATAGATACTTGATTCTGATTGGAGGATGGGATGGCAAAGCAAGAACGAGCGATGTTCACATGTACGACGTCGAAAAAGACAAGTGGCAAGGAGTGGCGACAAGTGGCTTCCCTGTTGGGGCTGGGTTGAGTTCCTTCACGGCAACGTTATTAGCAAAGGACGAAATTTTAATCATAGGACGCGAGGGTAGTTTAAGAATCCAGCGCAGATCTGGAAATGCCTTCTCGCTGAAGCTTGACTTGGGGAAAGGCATCGGTAGTTATCGCGAATATCCAATGGGTGTTGCGTCTCGCTCGGGACATACAGCAACTATGATTGGAAAACGTGTGATTGTTTTCGGTGGGCGTGATGATAAACTTATTGAGCAGCACCCAGGGTACTCTCCTGTACCTGATCATCGAACAGCTAATGTTCTCAATTCTGTTGATGCGAAAATTGAAGCCTTGAAACTAAAATCTGTGACAAAATTGCCCTGTGGACGAAAGCACCACATTGGTGTTGAAGGACATGGCCTCATTTTCATTCATGGTGGAGATACTTTTGACGGCAAGAGTCGATTCCCTGTCGGTGAAGCATACCTGCTGAAATTGAAGCCCGTTTTGTCTGTTTATAAATTAGGTGTGACGGAGGTTGGTAGAGCTGGACATATCTGTATGACGGATGGAGAGGATGTGTTCATACACGGAGGTGTTGGAGAGAGGAATGCTGTGTTTGGAGACTTGTACAAATTGAAAGTGTCTTGA
- the LOC135503083 gene encoding uncharacterized protein LOC135503083 — translation MEVEPADTEVDYSIIRDPIFTSVRSLDDYVNVMSIGTPEIKRIISEECDVILECKVCQSLFRSLPNLVSHKRVYCKTKFAGYMPPVPSHITEDETVVLEPTDPDEDGEKDQESKVMRPVYESVLDGSFEGASMGYKVLTDALLKEQSLAEDKATTVVELDTIPGNSNAMFQSVETYQGKAPSDAELKNIAKNKKRKREAELEGEGSKNKIVKVVPQAATHSHVKFSLRNRKATDTESEDVVKKTPGRRSSCYEWKKHVNVKSVSCNICSQKYSCLKTLRFHVETIHQEKRRFYPCPFCKALFSQVWGTRRHVERRHNKSYEQWTRISDEVKESSFLVPVDELDENGRPKNYELATQKKRTMALGMATKSKVRAVATIKRAAEKKSAAKLSTTMDSDTGSVSGSASNDDDDDDDETLSNEDSPKPQTVYRKPGEVKTPTTFSAVPGKILKVKVSPIKLDGKDVKSADGKGGSKDGRDEIRKRKRTLSHDTGLTTTASGKKVYKCYNCGALYDIKGSLNKHINRGRCFKKGTSAAVKAKVKILDTNKAQVKVEKDEKSSDRTPEKAEKSDKSDKAAKDAAAAKREALASVLSPKQLRKVNSLMDRDNIKCLQCKKQFTALILLSRHVIRHLGIVRYKCKFCLYKSFNQGECMKHVRNSHKKNDAHKFVMNIDKDSDDTKSDASCRGLSAENAKFSGTRNSAGVLKTIKQKSPVTSGASSSEAPTSPGVSPAFNLHVAKRLFAGATKSGDEAETKVVMVKDEPPSPTGSRSGSRTRSSSVGSTNSAGIDSTNIVDPNSKNYNISTRNSPRLFDTKPYKRVDGFGSLTTRHGTYEKKDGAEGSADENSGKKGKDGYTTIKNAGNKTPPRDNKTAEQIKKEKDHSTEKLIEEIFG, via the coding sequence ATGGAGGTCGAACCCGCTGACACCGAGGTTGACTACTCAATCATTCGAGATCCCATCTTCACGAGTGTGCGGAGCCTGGACGATTACGTCAATGTTATGTCGATAGGGACGCCGGAAATCAAACGGATCATATCTGAAGAATGCGACGTCATCCTTGAATGCAAGGTCTGCCAGAGTTTGTTCCGATCGCTGCCTAATTTAGTCTCCCATAAGCGTGTTTATTGCAAGACGAAGTTTGCGGGTTACATGCCTCCCGTGCCGTCGCATATCACCGAGGATGAGACCGTTGTATTGGAGCCGACTGATCCGGACGAGGATGGGGAAAAAGATCAAGAATCGAAAGTGATGCGCCCTGTATATGAGAGTGTTTTAGATGGATCGTTCGAAGGAGCGTCGATGGGTTATAAAGTTTTGACGGATGCGTTATTGAAAGAACAAAGTTTAGCCGAAGATAAGGCAACGACTGTCGTTGAGTTGGATACGATACCTGGGAATTCGAACGCTATGTTCCAGTCAGTTGAGACCTATCAAGGCAAGGCACCATCAGATGCAGAACTGAAAAATATTGCTAAAAACAAAAAGCGTAAGCGTGAAGCTGAACTAGAAGGGGAGGGTAGTAAGAATAAGATTGTCAAGGTTGTGCCACAGGCAGCGACCCACAGCCATGTTAAGTTCTCGCTGCGTAACCGCAAAGCCACCGACACTGAGTCGGAAGACGTGGTCAAGAAAACGCCGGGCAGACGGTCGTCTTGCTACGAATGGAAGAAACACGTCAACGTCAAGTCAGTTTCCTGCAACATCTGCTCGCAGAAGTATTCGTGTTTGAAAACATTGCGATTTCACGTGGAAACCATCCACCAAGAGAAGCGACGATTTTACCCATGCCCGTTCTGTAAAGCGCTATTTTCACAGGTTTGGGGCACGCGGCGTCATGTTGAACGGCGACACAATAAATCGTATGAGCAGTGGACCAGGATTTCTGACGAGGTCAAAGAGAGTTCGTTCCTTGTTCCTGTCGATGAGTTGGACGAAAACGGTCGTCCAAAGAATTACGAGCTGGCTACCCAGAAGAAGAGGACGATGGCATTGGGGATGGCCACAAAGTCTAAAGTACGCGCTGTCGCGACAATAAAGAGAGCAGCTGAGAAGAAATCTGCTGCGAAGTTGTCCACGACGATGGATAGCGATACTGGCAGTGTAAGTGGTAGCGCaagcaatgatgatgatgatgatgatgatgaaacactTTCCAATGAGGATTCGCCAAAACCACAGACCGTGTATCGCAAACCTGGAGAGGTGAAGACGCCGACGACGTTTAGTGCGGTGCCCGGGAAGATTTTGAAGGTGAAGGTTTCGCCCATTAAATTAGATGGAAAGGACGTGAAATCAGCTGACGGCAAAGGAGGCTCGAAGGACGGAAGAGATGAGATACGTAAACGAAAACGGACATTAAGTCATGATACCGGTTTGACGACGACTGCAAGTGGAAAGAAAGTCTACAAGTGTTACAATTGCGGAGCATTGTACGACATTAAAGGATCGTTGAATAAGCATATCAACAGAGGGCGCTGCTTTAAGAAAGGCACAAGTGCCGCTGTGAAGGCGAAGGTTAAAATTCTCGATACGAATAAGGCGCAGGTCAAGGTTGAGAAGGATGAGAAGAGTTCTGATAGGACACCCGAGAAAGCCGAGAAGTCCGACAAATCTGATAAAGCGGCGAAAGATGCGGCTGCAGCGAAACGTGAAGCTCTTGCAAGTGTTCTCTCTCCCAAGCAGCTGCGTAAGGTGAACTCGCTCATGGACAGAGACAATataaaatgtctccagtgtaAGAAGCAATTCACCGCTTTGATTCTCCTCAGTCGTCACGtcatccgccatcttggaatcgtGCGCTATAAGTGTAAGTTCTGCCTATACAAGAGCTTCAACCAGGGTGAGTGCATGAAACATGTGCGGAACTCGCACAAGAAAAATGATGCGCATAAATTCGTTATGAACATTGACAAAGATTCAGATGATACGAAATCTGATGCGAGCTGCCGCGGATTGTCTGCCGAGAATGCGAAATTCAGCGGGACGAGAAATTCCGCTGGTGTCTTGAAGACGATCAAGCAGAAGAGCCCTGTGACCAGTGGCGCCTCGAGTAGCGAGGCACCAACCTCCCCTGGGGTTTCTCCGGCTTTCAATCTGCACGTCGCAAAGCGCTTATTCGccggtgccactaaatctggtGACGAAGCGGAGACTAAAGTGGTAATGGTTAAAGACGAACCGCCAAGTCCGACCGGGAGTCGGTCGGGTAGCCGGACGCGTAGCAGTAGTGTTGGTAGCACAAACAGTGCCGgtattgactcaacaaacattgTTGATCCGAACAGTAAGAACTATAACATTTCAACGCGAAACTCACCACGGCTGTTCGACACGAAACCTTACAAACGTGTCGATGGTTTCGGGTCTTTGACGACCCGGCATGGTACTTATGAGAAAAAAGACGGCGCTGAGGGCAGTGCTGATGAGAATTCCGGAAAGAAAGGTAAAGACGGGTACACGACGATTAAGAATGCTGGGAATAAAACTCCACCCAGGGACAATAAGACAGCCGAACAAATTAAGAAAGAGAAGGACCATAGCACAGAGAAACTGATCGAAGAAATCTTTGGATGA